The Mycolicibacterium insubricum DNA segment GTCGAGGTGCTGCCGCTCTATGCCCGGCTGCCCACCGCCGAACAGCAACGGGTTTTCGCGCCGCACACCAACCGACGGGTGGTGCTGGCGACCAACGTCGCCGAGACCTCGCTCACCGTGCCGGGCATCCGCTACGTCGTCGATCCCGGCACCGCCCGGATCTCGCGCTACAGCCGCCGAACCAAGGTGCAGCGGCTGCCGATCGAACCGATCTCGCAGGCCTCCGCCGCGCAGCGAGCCGGCCGCGCCGGCCGCACCGCCCCCGGGGTGTGCATCCGGCTCTACGCGCAAGACGACTTCGACGTCCGCCCGCGCTATACCGACCCCGAGATCCTGCGCACCAACCTGGCCGCCGTCACTTTGCAGATGGCCGCCCTGCGGCTGGGAAACATCGCCGATTTCGGTTTCCTCGACCCGCCGGACCCGCGCGCCATCCGAGACGGCGTGGCACTGCTGGTCGAACTCGGCGCCTTCGACGACGCCGGGACGATCACCGAGCTGGGCCGGCAGCTTGCCCGGCTGCCCGTCGACCCCCGGCTGGGCCGGATGATCCTGGCCGCCGACGCCGAGGGCTGCCTGGACGAGGTGCTGGTGATCGCCGCGGTGCTGGCGATCCCCGACCCGCGGGAGCGGCCCACCGGCGCCGAGGAGGCCGCGCGTGCCAAACACGCCCGCTTTGCCGACCCGAACTCCGACTTCCTGGCGTTCCTCAACCTGTGGGACTATCTCGGCGAGCAACGAAACCAGCGCTCCGGCAGCTCGTTTCGGCGGATGTGCCGGGATGACTACCTGCACTACCTGCGGATCCGGGAGTGGCAGGACCTGGTCGGCCAGTTGCGCAGCATCAGTCGTGACGTGGGGCTGGGCGGTTCGGCGAGGCTCAGCGGAGTGGACGGGAGCGTAGCGAGTGGCCGCGGAGCCGAGGGGAAGCCGGGACCGCCCACAAATAAACAGGGCGGTTCGGCGAGGCGCAGCAGCGCCACCGAACAACCGGCCGACCGCATTCACGCCGCGCTGCTGGCCGGGTTGCTCTCCCACATCGGGACGCTGCCCGAACGCAGCCGCGACGGCCGCCGGGACTCGCGTGAATACCTGGGCGCCCGCAACGCCAAATTCACCCTGGTGCCCGGATCGACACTGGCCAAACGCCCGCCAGCCTGGGTGATGGTCGCCGAACTGGTGGAGACTTCCCGGCTCTACGGCCGCATCGCCGCCCGGGTGAACCCCGACGCCGTCGAACGCGCCGCCGGGCACCTGGTCACCCGCAGCTATTCCGAACCGCACTGGGATGCCGAGCGCGGCGCGGTGATGGCTTATGAGCGTGTGCTGCTCTACGGCCTGACGCTGGTGGCCCGCCGCCGGATCTCCTATGCCCCCGTCGATCCGGTACTGGCCCGGGAGATATTCATCCGCGCCGCCCTGGTCGACGGGCAGTGGCAGACCCGGCACCACTTCTTCGCCGACAACACCGCATTGCGCGCCGAACTCGCCGAGATCGAGGAACGCTCCCGGCGCCGCGACCTGCTCGCCGAAGACGACGAGGTGTACGCCTTCTACGACGCCCGGGTGCCGGCCGAGATCGTCTCCACCCGGACCTTCGACGGCTGGTGGCGCAAACAACGCCACGCCACCCCGGACCTGCTCACCATGACCCGAGCCGACCTGCTTCGCACCGAGGTCGACGACGCCCACCCGGACAGCTGGCACTCCGACGGCCTGGATCTGCCGCTGAGCTACCGGTTCGAACCCGGCGCCACCGACGACGGCGTCACCGTGCACGTACCGGTCGCCGTGCTGGCGCGCCTCGGCGGCGAGCAATTCGCCTGGGCGGTACCGGCATTGCGCCAGGAACTCATCGTCGCCCTGCTCAAGTCCCTGCCCAAGGACCTGCGCCGAAACTTCGTTCCGGTCCCCGACACCGCCCGCATACTGCTGGATACCCTGGACCCCGGCACCGGCTCGCTGCCCGACGCCCTGGCCGCCGAACTACGCCGGCGCAGCGGCGTTTCCGTCACCGCCGAGGACTTCGACCCGGAGAAGATCCCCACGCACCTGCGGCTGACGTTCGCCGTCCAAGGGGCCGACGGGACCGAGGTCGCCCGCGGCAAGGACCTCGCCGAACTGCAGCACCAACTGGCCGCATCGACCCGGACCGCGGTCACCGAAGCCGTCGACCACGGACTGACCCGCACCGGCCTGCGCGACTGGCCCGAGGATCTCGACGAACTGCCCACCGTCGTCGAAACCGAGCGGGACGGACACACCGTGCGCGGCTACCCGGCGCTGGTCGACGACGGCGACGCCGGAGTATCCGTCGCGGTATTCGCCACCGCCGCCGAGGCGGCGAGCAACCAGAAACCGGGCCTGCGGCGGCTACTGCGGCTGTCGACCCCCTCGCCGGTCAAGGCCGTCGAACGCGGCCTGGCCCCCGGACCCCGGCTGATGCTCGGCAACAACCCCGACGGGTCGGCGGGCGCCCTGATCGAGGACTGCGCGGACGCCGCCGTCGACACCCTGGTCACCGCGCCGGTGCGCACCCGCGCCGAATTCGCCGCCGCCCGCATGACCGTCGCCGACCACCTGGTCGCGCGCACCACCGACCTCCTGGGCCGCGTCACCGCCGTCCTCACCGCCGCCCACCAGGTTGCCGTCGCGATCCCCGACGCGCCTAGTGCCGGCCAGCGTGCCGCGATCGCGGATATCCGCTCACAACGCGACCGGCTGCTGCCGCCGGGATTCGTCACCGCCACCGGTGCGGCACGGCTGCCGGATCTGACCCGCTACCTGACCGCCATCGTGCGCCGACTCGAGCGGCTAGCGCAGGCGCCGAGCGCCGACACCGAACGAATGACCCGGGTGCACGCCGTCGAGGACGCTTATGACGAACTGTGCCAACGACTCTCGCCGCAGCGGCGGGACTCCGACGCGGTTCGGGCCATCGGCTGGCAGATCGAGGAGCTTCGGGTCAGCCTGTGGGCGCAGCAACTCGGCACCCCGCGCCCGGTCAGTGAGCAGCGCATCTACAAGGCCATCGACGCCATCTGATGGATCACCCGCCCTAGCTCCGTTGGGAGCTCAGTCCTGCCGGTGCAGGAAGCCGTGCAGGGTGGCCGCCACCAGCTCGTCGACCATGGCCTCCCGCGGTGGGGGCTGGTCGCCGAAGAAGGTGGACCGCAGGGCGACCATCCCGACGATCGTCGCCACCACCGAATGGGCGGGCAGATCCGTTTGGTCGGAACGTATTCCGCGCAAGCTCATGCCCTCGCCGCTGATCCGGCCGAGCAGGCTCAGGGACCGGCGGATGTCGGTGATGCCGGTGCTCTCCAACTCCTCGTCGCCGAGCCCGTCGGCTGCGACCAGGGTGAGCAGCAGGCCCTTGTGGTCGACGAGCACGTCGTAGAGACGACCGACGAACTGGCGGGCCAGCTCCTTTTCGTCGGTTTCCTCGGGGACCACCGCGGCCCAGGTGGCGCCGAACTCGTCGATGAAATCGGTGAACGGCAGCACCAGCGCTTCCCGGAACAGCCCCGCCTTGGCACCGAAGTGCCGGAACAGCAGGTACTCGGCGACCCCGGCGGCTTCGGCGACCTCGCGGGTGGTGACCGCTCGGTAGTCGCGGCGGCCGAACAGCTCACGGGCCGCGCCGAGCAGCAGTTTGCGTGCCTCGCCGGGCGGCCGGCGGGTCGCCGGCTTGGCGCCGGTGGGCCGCTTCCCGGTCGAACTTCCCTGGGGCACGGTTCATCACTTTCTCCGCCGCGGTGTGCGGTCGCATGTTCACGATAGGCGCATCCTTGACCCGCCCCGATTAATAGTGTCCACTATTACGTGGTGAACGGCCCGGTTTAGGAGGCGGCGGTGGGTGCAATCGTCATGCTCGGCACACTGTTCGGACTGATAGCGCTGATTGCGGCGCTGGTGTGCTACTTCGATCCGGAGGCGCGCGGCGCCGCGGCCCCGGAGGGTGACCGGTGAACGTCAGCACGCAGTTCCTGGTCACCTCCGGTGTGGCCTGGGCGTACATCAGCGGTGTGGTGTTCCTGTCCATCGGGATCTACCTGAGTTACCGGCGCGGCCGCCTGCATCCCCTGCTGCTGCTGTCCATCTCGGCGATCTCCTTCTCCTGGATCGAGGCGCCCTACGACTGGGCGATGTACGCCCAGTTCCCGCCGGAACTGCCGCGCATGCCGTCGTGGTGGCCGCTGAACATGACCTGGGGAGGGCTGCCCTCGTCCGTCCCGATCGGCTACATCGGTTACTTCGTGCTGCCGGCCGTGATCGGCGCGGCACTCGGCCGCCGAGCAGCCCGCCGTTTCGGGTGGCGACGACCGCAGACCCTGCTGGCCGTCGGGTTCACCGTCGGCTTCTGCTGGGCGTTCGTCTTCAACGCGATGATCGGCGCCCGGCTGGGACTGTTCCACTACGGCTACGTGATCCCCGGACTGGCGATCGCGGAAGGAACGACACACCAGTACCCGATCTACGACTCCGTCGCCATGGGCGTGCAGATGATGACGTTCACCTACCTGCTCGGACGCACCGATGAGCAGGGCCGCAACGTGATCGACATGCTGGCCGACCGGCTGTCGAAGACCCGGCTGCAGTCGGCGCTGATCTCGATCGCCTCGGTCATCGTCATCGGAAACGTCCTCTACCTGGCGGTGTTTGCACCGCATCTGCTGGCTAAGGAGAAGGGCTGGGCCACGGTCGGGCCCACCGAGCAGTACTATCCCGGCGTCCCCAACCAGCCCCGGTGACGAAAGACGATGGTGCCGTGACGATTCCGACCGAAGATCGCCTCTACTATGACCCCTTCGACTACGACATCGACGACAACCCCTACCCGGTGTGGCAGCGCATGCGGGCCGAGGCGCCGCTGTACTACAACGAGAAGTACAACTTCTACGCACTGAGCCGCTACGACGACGTCGCGACCGCGTTGCCGGACTGGCACACCTACCGTTCGGGACACGGCACCACCGCCGACATCCTGTTCAGCGGACTGGAGGTGCCGCCGGGAATCCTGCTCTGGGAGGACCCGCCGATGCACGATCTGCACCGACGGCTGCTGTCGCGGGTCTTCACCCCGCGGCGGATGCTCGCCGTCGAGGGCCTGGTCCGCGAATTGTGCGTTCGCGCACTGGATCCGCTGCGCGACGCCGACGGGTTTGACTTCGTCGCCGACCTCGGGGCGATCATGCCGATGCGCACCATCGGCTATCTCCTGGGTATCCCCGAGGGAGAACAGGAACACATCCGGGCCACCACCGACGAGAAGATCGCGGTCGGGGAGGCCGGGGGTGACGTCAGCGCAGCGATCTTCGTCGAGTCCCTCGCGCTGTTCGCCGACTACATCGACTGGCGGGCCACCCACCCCTCCGACGACCTGATGACCGACCTCTTGGGCGCCGAAATCGAGGAACCCGATGGCACCCGCCGACGGCTGGACCGTACCGAAGTACTCGCCTACACCGCGATGATCGCCGGGGCGGGCGGTGAAACCACCGCCCGGCTCATCGGATTCCTGGGGGAGCTCCTCGGCGGCCACCCCGACCAGCGACGCGAACTCGTCGACGCCCCGTCGCTGATCCCCTCGGCCGTCGAAGAGGCACTGCGCTACGAGCCCCCGTCACCGGTGCAGGGGCGCTACGTCGCCGACGATGTGCAGCTGTACGGACGGACTGTCGCGGAGGGGTCCTACATGTTGCTGCTCAACGGATCCGCCAACCGCGACGAATCCAAGTACGAAAACCCCGACCGCTTCGACATCCACCGTCAAGGCGGTCATCTGAGCTTCGGCCAGGGTATCCACTTCTGCCTGGGTGCGGCGCTGGCCCGGATGGAGGCGCGCGTCGCAGTGGAAGAGGTGCTCAAGCGCTGGACTGACTGGCAGGTCGACTACGACAACGCCGCCCGGGCACGGACCTCCAGCGTGCGGGGCTGGTCCCGACTACCGGTGAAAACCGGCTAACGAATCGGGGCCAACTCGGCCGAAATCGAGTTCAATACCGCGGGATAGAGCTTCGGCTCCGGATTGCTTCCGGGCTTTCCGCTGCTCACGATCGCCGCCGACAGCCGGCGCGCCGGATCAACCCACACCGCGATGTCGACCAGGCCGGTGTGCCCGAACGCGGCGGCGGTATCCCGGCCAAACGGACCGAAACGCTTGTCGCCCAACATGTACCCGGTGCCCCAGGCCATCGGTTTCCCGCCGGTGGCCATATCCGGGCGCAGTCGCCGGCTCGGCGCGACGGCAGCGGCCAGGGTCTGCGCACCGATCACCCGGACGCCTTCGAGCTCACCGCCGCGGCGCAGCACCTCGGCGAACCGGGACAGCTCGGCGGCGTTGGACACCGTCGTCGACGACGGGACGACGCTGGTCAGGAACAACGGCGTGTTGGTCAGCGGGATCGTCTCGTACAGGGTGCCGCCGATGGCCTTGCGGAACGCGGCCGCCATCGGCGCGGGCAGCGGCTTTCCGGTCGCGTAGCTCGGCGCCACCAGCGCGACGTCGTCGTCGGAGACGCCGAAGTTGGTCCACCGGAAACCCAGCGGGTCGAGAATCTCGGTGGCGGTGATGTCGCGGATGCTGCGACCGGTGGCGGCGGCCACGATCTCCCGGATCAGCGGCCCCCAGGTCAACCCGTGGTACATGTGCAGCAGGCCCGGCGGATACAACGGCCGCATCGCGGCGAGCTGCTCGCGGGTGTACTCGCTGTCGCCGACCCGTTTCACATCCGGGCGGGGACCGAAGAAGAACGGCACCCCGGCGCTGTGGGTCAGCACGTGACGGATGGTGGTGCGGCCCTTGCCGTGGCGGCCGTAGTGCGGCAGATAGTCGGTGACCAGGTCGTCGAGGGAGAAGTAGCCCTGCTCGACCAGCATGTGCACGACTGTGCCGGCGACGAACTTAGCCGCCGAATACACGCAGAATGGGGTGTCGGGGGTGGACAGGACCTTTTCGGCATCGGGGTCGTCGGACGGGCCGTTGCCCCAGCCGTGCCCGATCGACCGGTTCAGGATCACCTCGCCGTCGCGGCGCAGACACACCTGGATCGCCGGGTGCATGCCGCCGCGGTACCAATCGCGCACCGAATCCCAGATCCGCTCGACGGCGGCGCGGTCGCCGGGTCCGGCGCTCTCGGCGCCGAGGGTGCTCACCTCGTCGAGGTCCGCGGGAACCCGGATCCGCCCGTCGTTGTCCATGGCGGTCAGCGTACGGGGCGCGTACGCAGACGACGTTCCAGGAATTTCGCGTGAGCATCGCCGGAATGTAAGCTACATTACATATCTGTTCTTAGTTGTAATGTCAGCGAGAGGCAACAGCGTGGTCCAACCGGTGCGGTTCGCCGTGACATATCCGATCGTCGCCCACCCGGCGAATCCTGAGCTGCTCACCGGGGCATCGGTCGGTGCCGTCGCTGAGGCGCTGGAAGCGGCCGGCTTCGGATCCCTGGGATTCACCGACCACCCGGCGCCCACCCAGCGCTGGCTCG contains these protein-coding regions:
- the hrpA gene encoding ATP-dependent RNA helicase HrpA, with amino-acid sequence MSESSRREIRVLRDRLDTLTLADAARLGRRLRGLRDPGPQQLERLTEAFVTAEARIAARLAAMPTINYPELPVSEFRDEIAAAITAHQVVVVAGETGSGKTTQLPKICLEAGRGIRGTIGHTQPRRLAARTVAQRIADELGAPLGGAVGYTVRFTDQASDATLIKLMTDGILLAEIQRDPRLLRYDTLILDEAHERSLNIDFLLGYLRDLLPRRPDLKVIVTSATIEPARFAAHFADSAGTPAPIIEVSGRSYPVEIRYRPLEVEIPAAATGAEDDVDDPDGEIVRTVLRDQTEAIIDAVVELEAEPAGDVLVFLSGEREIRDTAEALNAALADRVFGVEVLPLYARLPTAEQQRVFAPHTNRRVVLATNVAETSLTVPGIRYVVDPGTARISRYSRRTKVQRLPIEPISQASAAQRAGRAGRTAPGVCIRLYAQDDFDVRPRYTDPEILRTNLAAVTLQMAALRLGNIADFGFLDPPDPRAIRDGVALLVELGAFDDAGTITELGRQLARLPVDPRLGRMILAADAEGCLDEVLVIAAVLAIPDPRERPTGAEEAARAKHARFADPNSDFLAFLNLWDYLGEQRNQRSGSSFRRMCRDDYLHYLRIREWQDLVGQLRSISRDVGLGGSARLSGVDGSVASGRGAEGKPGPPTNKQGGSARRSSATEQPADRIHAALLAGLLSHIGTLPERSRDGRRDSREYLGARNAKFTLVPGSTLAKRPPAWVMVAELVETSRLYGRIAARVNPDAVERAAGHLVTRSYSEPHWDAERGAVMAYERVLLYGLTLVARRRISYAPVDPVLAREIFIRAALVDGQWQTRHHFFADNTALRAELAEIEERSRRRDLLAEDDEVYAFYDARVPAEIVSTRTFDGWWRKQRHATPDLLTMTRADLLRTEVDDAHPDSWHSDGLDLPLSYRFEPGATDDGVTVHVPVAVLARLGGEQFAWAVPALRQELIVALLKSLPKDLRRNFVPVPDTARILLDTLDPGTGSLPDALAAELRRRSGVSVTAEDFDPEKIPTHLRLTFAVQGADGTEVARGKDLAELQHQLAASTRTAVTEAVDHGLTRTGLRDWPEDLDELPTVVETERDGHTVRGYPALVDDGDAGVSVAVFATAAEAASNQKPGLRRLLRLSTPSPVKAVERGLAPGPRLMLGNNPDGSAGALIEDCADAAVDTLVTAPVRTRAEFAAARMTVADHLVARTTDLLGRVTAVLTAAHQVAVAIPDAPSAGQRAAIADIRSQRDRLLPPGFVTATGAARLPDLTRYLTAIVRRLERLAQAPSADTERMTRVHAVEDAYDELCQRLSPQRRDSDAVRAIGWQIEELRVSLWAQQLGTPRPVSEQRIYKAIDAI
- a CDS encoding TetR/AcrR family transcriptional regulator, which codes for MPQGSSTGKRPTGAKPATRRPPGEARKLLLGAARELFGRRDYRAVTTREVAEAAGVAEYLLFRHFGAKAGLFREALVLPFTDFIDEFGATWAAVVPEETDEKELARQFVGRLYDVLVDHKGLLLTLVAADGLGDEELESTGITDIRRSLSLLGRISGEGMSLRGIRSDQTDLPAHSVVATIVGMVALRSTFFGDQPPPREAMVDELVAATLHGFLHRQD
- a CDS encoding spirocyclase AveC family protein, which codes for MNVSTQFLVTSGVAWAYISGVVFLSIGIYLSYRRGRLHPLLLLSISAISFSWIEAPYDWAMYAQFPPELPRMPSWWPLNMTWGGLPSSVPIGYIGYFVLPAVIGAALGRRAARRFGWRRPQTLLAVGFTVGFCWAFVFNAMIGARLGLFHYGYVIPGLAIAEGTTHQYPIYDSVAMGVQMMTFTYLLGRTDEQGRNVIDMLADRLSKTRLQSALISIASVIVIGNVLYLAVFAPHLLAKEKGWATVGPTEQYYPGVPNQPR
- a CDS encoding cytochrome P450, with translation MRAEAPLYYNEKYNFYALSRYDDVATALPDWHTYRSGHGTTADILFSGLEVPPGILLWEDPPMHDLHRRLLSRVFTPRRMLAVEGLVRELCVRALDPLRDADGFDFVADLGAIMPMRTIGYLLGIPEGEQEHIRATTDEKIAVGEAGGDVSAAIFVESLALFADYIDWRATHPSDDLMTDLLGAEIEEPDGTRRRLDRTEVLAYTAMIAGAGGETTARLIGFLGELLGGHPDQRRELVDAPSLIPSAVEEALRYEPPSPVQGRYVADDVQLYGRTVAEGSYMLLLNGSANRDESKYENPDRFDIHRQGGHLSFGQGIHFCLGAALARMEARVAVEEVLKRWTDWQVDYDNAARARTSSVRGWSRLPVKTG
- a CDS encoding serine hydrolase, with the translated sequence MTAMDNDGRIRVPADLDEVSTLGAESAGPGDRAAVERIWDSVRDWYRGGMHPAIQVCLRRDGEVILNRSIGHGWGNGPSDDPDAEKVLSTPDTPFCVYSAAKFVAGTVVHMLVEQGYFSLDDLVTDYLPHYGRHGKGRTTIRHVLTHSAGVPFFFGPRPDVKRVGDSEYTREQLAAMRPLYPPGLLHMYHGLTWGPLIREIVAAATGRSIRDITATEILDPLGFRWTNFGVSDDDVALVAPSYATGKPLPAPMAAAFRKAIGGTLYETIPLTNTPLFLTSVVPSSTTVSNAAELSRFAEVLRRGGELEGVRVIGAQTLAAAVAPSRRLRPDMATGGKPMAWGTGYMLGDKRFGPFGRDTAAAFGHTGLVDIAVWVDPARRLSAAIVSSGKPGSNPEPKLYPAVLNSISAELAPIR